The proteins below are encoded in one region of Alistipes indistinctus YIT 12060:
- the lnt gene encoding apolipoprotein N-acyltransferase, with translation MTKRILYALCSAVLLALPWLGAPALTLLVAFVPLLILQQELADADAGQTVQVSGTGQDPKKEKGKKKSTKAAEASAPAAGRRTNSRVKPLSRTPRLWPYLTLTFALWWGATTWWVGEAAVIGAVLAVVFGTALNLTAFMIYHAVWRRAPRALAYTLLVVGWISYEYLYICGEISFPWLTLGNGFAHDVKLVQWYEYTGVLGGSLWVLICNLLVFEAWKQRRHLQSWIAPAVAVLLPVIVSLGIYYSCEEPDQKVSVEVIQPNFDPYNVKFTLDQSEQNAVMLELMSRAPHNVDFIVAPETAIDDTPWEQLVSLAPSVRQFQELIRTSYPGTTIISGATTAQRYPDYEHASATARTDGKIWYDFYNSALAIDSSSNVRIHHKSILVAGVEKMPYYNIFKHLDFLTVDLGGITGQLGVDSVRKVFTSPQGTRFGVAICYESIYGEYFTEFIRNGAQLMFVITNDGWWGDTPGYRQHFSYARLRAIETRRSIARSANTGISGFINARGDVGETLGWDVRGALTSQVGLHDRMTFYTRYGDVIGRISWYVFALGLLYFMAYRVRKRSHLND, from the coding sequence ATGACAAAACGGATACTATATGCCCTTTGCAGCGCAGTTCTGCTCGCGCTTCCATGGCTCGGCGCCCCGGCCCTCACACTGCTCGTCGCTTTCGTGCCGCTGCTGATCCTGCAACAGGAGCTTGCCGATGCCGACGCAGGACAAACCGTCCAGGTATCCGGAACCGGACAGGATCCCAAGAAGGAAAAAGGCAAGAAGAAGAGTACAAAAGCCGCTGAAGCTTCCGCCCCGGCTGCCGGCCGCAGAACAAACAGCCGGGTGAAACCCTTAAGCCGAACTCCACGCCTGTGGCCTTACCTCACACTGACCTTCGCCCTGTGGTGGGGAGCGACCACATGGTGGGTAGGTGAAGCCGCCGTTATCGGAGCCGTATTGGCCGTTGTTTTCGGCACGGCACTGAACCTCACGGCATTCATGATCTATCACGCGGTCTGGCGCCGTGCCCCCCGCGCATTGGCCTACACATTACTGGTCGTCGGCTGGATTTCATACGAATACCTCTATATCTGCGGTGAAATCTCCTTCCCGTGGCTGACGCTCGGCAACGGATTCGCACACGACGTAAAGCTGGTGCAATGGTACGAATACACCGGCGTTTTGGGCGGCTCGCTCTGGGTATTGATCTGTAACCTGCTGGTTTTCGAGGCATGGAAACAGCGCCGCCATCTCCAAAGCTGGATCGCACCCGCTGTAGCCGTGCTCTTGCCTGTCATCGTATCGCTGGGAATCTATTACAGCTGCGAAGAACCAGACCAAAAGGTTTCGGTCGAAGTCATCCAACCCAATTTCGATCCTTACAACGTAAAATTCACGCTCGATCAATCCGAGCAGAACGCTGTCATGCTGGAGTTGATGTCGCGAGCTCCCCATAACGTCGATTTTATCGTCGCACCGGAAACAGCGATCGACGACACCCCTTGGGAACAACTCGTATCGCTTGCTCCTTCGGTACGACAGTTCCAAGAACTGATCCGCACATCCTATCCCGGCACTACGATTATCAGCGGCGCCACTACAGCACAACGCTACCCGGACTATGAACACGCATCGGCAACAGCCCGTACCGACGGTAAAATCTGGTATGACTTTTACAACAGCGCGCTGGCTATCGACTCCAGCAGCAACGTCCGGATCCACCACAAGTCGATCCTCGTAGCCGGGGTGGAGAAGATGCCCTATTACAACATCTTCAAACACCTCGACTTCCTGACCGTCGATCTGGGCGGCATCACCGGACAGTTGGGTGTCGATTCGGTACGCAAAGTATTTACCTCTCCGCAGGGCACCCGTTTCGGTGTGGCCATCTGCTACGAATCCATCTACGGCGAGTATTTCACCGAATTCATCCGCAACGGCGCCCAGTTGATGTTCGTCATCACCAACGACGGCTGGTGGGGCGACACGCCGGGCTACCGGCAACACTTCTCATATGCGCGCCTGCGGGCGATCGAAACGCGCCGCAGTATCGCCCGCAGTGCGAACACGGGCATTTCGGGTTTTATCAATGCCCGCGGCGATGTAGGTGAAACGCTCGGGTGGGATGTGCGGGGCGCACTCACTTCGCAGGTAGGCCTTCACGACCGGATGACTTTTTACACCCGCTACGGCGACGTGATCGGCCGCATCTCGTGGTACGTTTTTGCGCTCGGGCTGCTCTATTTCATGGCCTACCGGGTACGCAAACGCAGCCACCTGAACGATTGA
- a CDS encoding bifunctional folylpolyglutamate synthase/dihydrofolate synthase, with amino-acid sequence MTYAETLHFLYHSLPVFQHIGGNAYKPGFGNITELEKELGEPHRRFRSVHVAGTNGKGSVSHMTAAVLQAAGYRTGLFTSPHLKDFRERIRVNGEMISEEAVVAFVSSHRKAIDRIRPSFFEITTAIAFDHFARKRVDIAVIEVGMGGRLDSTNVIRPLVSVITNISWDHAQFLGDTLEKIAGEKAGIIKEMTPVVIGESQIESQLTFIARAKECSAPILFADQTYHIVNQADNGEMMPITGSPKTLATGKTLPQDSCGQVAATPRALQPFTIENLLDGETFTLCTDLLGDYQRKNILTALTVLDVLNGSGGLQIPREAVQKGMASAAASTGLLGRWQIVGHAPLTVCDTGHNEGGLREIAAQIARQQFHKLYMVLGFVADKDLSKVLPLLPKEAHYIFTRAGIERALDENILARRAAEYGLQGETAPTVTAAVARARELARAEDMIYIGGSTFVVAEFL; translated from the coding sequence ATGACTTACGCTGAAACACTCCATTTCCTCTACCATTCGCTTCCCGTTTTCCAGCACATCGGCGGCAACGCCTACAAACCCGGGTTCGGCAACATCACCGAACTCGAAAAAGAGCTGGGCGAACCGCACCGCCGTTTCCGGAGCGTCCATGTCGCAGGCACAAACGGCAAAGGCTCCGTCTCGCACATGACTGCCGCCGTCCTGCAAGCCGCCGGATACCGTACGGGATTATTCACGTCGCCGCACCTGAAAGATTTCCGCGAGCGCATTCGCGTCAACGGAGAGATGATCTCCGAAGAAGCGGTGGTGGCATTCGTCAGCAGCCACCGCAAAGCGATCGACCGGATCCGGCCGTCGTTTTTCGAAATTACGACCGCTATCGCATTCGACCACTTCGCCCGGAAAAGGGTAGACATTGCGGTGATCGAAGTGGGTATGGGCGGACGGCTCGACTCGACGAACGTTATCCGCCCGCTGGTCAGCGTCATCACGAATATCAGCTGGGATCATGCGCAATTCCTCGGCGACACGCTCGAAAAAATAGCCGGTGAAAAGGCCGGAATCATCAAGGAGATGACTCCGGTAGTGATCGGTGAGAGCCAGATCGAAAGCCAGCTCACGTTCATCGCCCGCGCCAAGGAGTGCAGTGCACCGATCCTGTTCGCCGATCAAACCTACCATATTGTAAATCAAGCGGACAATGGAGAGATGATGCCCATAACCGGGAGCCCGAAGACACTTGCGACCGGCAAGACGCTCCCGCAGGACTCCTGCGGACAAGTTGCTGCGACACCCCGTGCCCTGCAGCCATTCACCATCGAGAACCTGCTCGACGGTGAAACATTTACGCTCTGCACCGACCTGCTGGGAGACTACCAGCGTAAGAATATCCTCACGGCCCTTACGGTACTCGATGTCCTCAACGGCTCGGGCGGCCTGCAGATTCCGCGCGAAGCCGTGCAGAAAGGGATGGCCTCGGCCGCGGCTTCGACCGGCCTGCTGGGGCGCTGGCAAATCGTCGGCCATGCACCGCTCACCGTATGCGATACCGGCCACAATGAAGGCGGATTGCGTGAAATTGCGGCACAGATCGCCCGGCAACAGTTCCACAAGCTGTATATGGTGTTGGGATTCGTCGCCGATAAAGATCTGTCCAAAGTTCTGCCGTTGCTACCCAAAGAGGCGCACTATATCTTTACCCGGGCCGGAATCGAACGGGCGCTCGATGAGAACATCCTCGCCCGCCGGGCAGCCGAATACGGACTCCAGGGCGAAACAGCACCGACAGTAACCGCCGCAGTCGCCCGCGCCCGCGAATTGGCCCGAGCGGAAGACATGATCTATATCGGCGGCAGCACTTTCGTAGTCGCTGAATTTTTGTAA
- the tyrS gene encoding tyrosine--tRNA ligase: protein MNFVEELKWRGMLHDMMPGTEEQLAKEMTTAYVGIDPTADSLHIGHLVSIMILKHFQRCGHKPIFLVGGATGMIGDPSGKSLERNLLDEETLHRNQEGIKKQLSRLVDFSSEAPNAAEMVNNYDWMKNFTFLEFIRDIGKCITVNYMMAKDSVKKRFNGEGDGMSFTEFTYQLVQGTDFLHLYQHKNCKLQMGGSDQWGNITTGTELIRRKTGGEAFGLTCPLIKKADGTKFGKTESGNVWLDPRYTSPYKFYQFWLNVSDEDAERYIKIFTMLDKETIDSLIAAHREAPHLRELQKRLAKEITCMIHSEEEYDKAVEASGILFGNATADALRKIDEQTFLQVFEGVPQFEVPAAALAEGIGFINLCTEQAAIFPSKGEARKLIQGGGVSLNKEKVTSTDAVVTSGDLLSGKYLLVQKGKKNYFLITVK from the coding sequence ATGAATTTTGTAGAAGAACTCAAGTGGAGGGGCATGTTGCACGATATGATGCCCGGAACCGAAGAGCAACTCGCCAAAGAGATGACAACCGCCTATGTGGGCATCGACCCGACAGCCGACTCGCTACACATCGGCCATCTGGTCAGCATCATGATCCTGAAGCACTTCCAGCGCTGCGGACACAAACCGATCTTCCTGGTCGGCGGCGCCACGGGTATGATCGGCGATCCGTCGGGCAAATCGCTCGAGCGCAACCTGCTAGACGAAGAAACGCTGCACCGCAACCAGGAAGGAATCAAGAAGCAGCTGAGCCGCCTGGTGGATTTCTCTTCGGAAGCCCCGAATGCCGCGGAGATGGTCAACAACTACGACTGGATGAAAAACTTTACGTTCCTCGAATTCATCCGGGACATCGGCAAATGCATCACCGTCAACTACATGATGGCGAAAGACTCCGTCAAGAAGCGCTTCAACGGCGAAGGCGACGGCATGTCGTTCACCGAGTTCACCTACCAACTCGTGCAAGGCACAGACTTCCTGCACCTCTACCAGCACAAAAACTGCAAGCTGCAAATGGGCGGTTCGGACCAGTGGGGCAACATCACCACCGGTACAGAGTTGATCCGCCGCAAGACCGGCGGCGAAGCGTTCGGCCTTACCTGCCCGTTGATCAAAAAAGCCGACGGCACCAAATTCGGTAAAACCGAATCGGGCAACGTCTGGCTCGATCCGCGCTATACGTCTCCCTACAAATTCTACCAGTTCTGGCTCAATGTCAGCGACGAAGACGCCGAGCGCTACATCAAAATCTTCACGATGCTCGACAAAGAGACGATCGACTCGCTGATCGCCGCACACCGCGAAGCGCCGCACCTGCGCGAATTGCAGAAGCGGCTCGCCAAAGAGATTACCTGCATGATTCACTCCGAGGAGGAGTACGACAAGGCCGTCGAAGCATCGGGCATCCTCTTTGGAAACGCGACCGCCGACGCTTTGCGCAAGATCGACGAGCAGACTTTCCTCCAGGTTTTCGAGGGCGTTCCCCAATTCGAAGTTCCCGCAGCGGCACTCGCCGAAGGTATCGGCTTTATCAACCTCTGCACCGAGCAGGCTGCGATCTTCCCGTCGAAAGGCGAGGCCCGCAAACTGATTCAGGGCGGCGGTGTTTCGCTGAACAAAGAAAAAGTGA